One Echinicola strongylocentroti DNA window includes the following coding sequences:
- a CDS encoding hybrid sensor histidine kinase/response regulator: protein MSSKIHVLYLDDEHNNLNSFKASLRRDFKIFTAINAEEGLAIAAKEDVHVVIADQRMPGMTGVEFFEELMRFKPEPIRILLTGYSDISSVIDAINKGEVYRFIDKPWNLEQIKNAVKNAADIYFTRQELKEKNTRLEKMHSEMNQFVYSLSHELRGPLMSISGVSKLAKMECGDATILEYFDMIDSATVKLDDFIYKMLDFYRSTKIDNVVTSINFEELLAQQYEAYANKWDLDDVNVETVIHQNNSFNSDEAKLRVVFNNLFSNAYKFQHEENPDKYIKIQVDVLEGKAIIQVEDNGIGIDEKYQAEVFELFHRATQKNVGSGIGLYMVKESVEQLKGSIELDSQVGNGTLFKITIPSL, encoded by the coding sequence ATGAGCAGTAAAATACATGTTTTATATTTAGACGATGAGCATAATAACCTCAATTCTTTTAAGGCCAGTCTAAGGAGGGATTTTAAGATTTTCACTGCTATAAATGCCGAAGAAGGATTGGCGATTGCAGCGAAGGAAGATGTCCATGTGGTGATAGCTGACCAACGAATGCCTGGGATGACTGGGGTGGAGTTTTTTGAGGAACTGATGAGGTTTAAGCCTGAGCCGATACGGATACTGCTCACGGGCTATTCCGATATTTCCAGCGTGATCGATGCGATCAATAAGGGTGAAGTCTATCGGTTTATTGATAAGCCTTGGAACTTGGAGCAAATCAAAAATGCGGTAAAGAATGCGGCGGATATTTATTTTACCCGACAGGAGCTAAAAGAAAAAAATACCCGGCTGGAAAAAATGCACTCCGAAATGAACCAGTTCGTATACAGTCTCTCTCATGAACTAAGAGGGCCACTGATGAGTATTTCGGGGGTTTCGAAGCTTGCTAAAATGGAATGTGGAGACGCGACGATTTTGGAGTACTTTGATATGATCGATTCAGCAACAGTGAAGTTGGATGACTTTATTTATAAGATGTTGGATTTTTATCGGTCAACAAAAATCGATAATGTCGTTACCAGTATAAATTTTGAAGAACTTCTGGCGCAGCAATATGAGGCTTATGCCAATAAGTGGGATTTGGATGATGTGAATGTAGAAACGGTTATCCATCAGAATAATTCCTTTAATTCTGATGAAGCTAAACTAAGGGTGGTGTTCAATAACCTGTTTAGCAATGCGTATAAGTTTCAACATGAAGAAAACCCTGACAAGTATATTAAAATCCAGGTAGATGTCCTAGAAGGGAAGGCCATCATACAGGTGGAAGATAACGGGATAGGAATAGATGAAAAATACCAAGCAGAGGTGTTTGAACTGTTTCATCGGGCTACACAAAAAAATGTAGGGTCTGGCATAGGACTTTATATGGTGAAAGAGTCTGTGGAGCAACTCAAGGGAAGTATAGAGCTGGATTCCCAAGTGGGCAATGGTACTTTGTTTAAGATTACAATTCCATCCTTGTAA
- a CDS encoding SIMPL domain-containing protein, with protein MKKVLLIIAVIWTGCTTVNAQSKASEHHIAVTGKSEISIKPDEAIINVRLKNKAMKASDASAMLNKKTNEIEAQLKNSKVKDYELTTSNYTVNVNRIYTKGTSKDSGYVASQNLKVTLSNPLEDLVKVVEVLNKNEKIMFDVNFSISEKMAEKYEAQLLEEALHDAREKAELIASTMSLDHLSVASINYSSNTPITFPRPVQMQYMRVEKSMAADQEPSFSPEEQKLTDEVNVIFSFGD; from the coding sequence ATGAAAAAAGTACTTTTAATTATCGCAGTGATCTGGACAGGGTGCACCACTGTCAATGCCCAGTCAAAAGCCAGTGAACATCATATTGCAGTAACCGGAAAAAGTGAAATCTCCATCAAACCTGATGAAGCCATCATCAATGTAAGACTAAAAAACAAGGCAATGAAAGCATCTGATGCTTCTGCTATGCTCAACAAAAAAACCAACGAAATCGAAGCTCAACTTAAAAACAGCAAAGTCAAAGATTACGAATTGACCACCAGCAACTACACTGTAAACGTCAACAGGATTTATACCAAAGGTACAAGTAAAGACAGCGGATATGTAGCCAGCCAAAACCTAAAGGTCACGCTCTCCAATCCCCTTGAAGACTTGGTCAAGGTGGTCGAAGTCTTAAATAAAAATGAGAAAATCATGTTTGACGTCAATTTTTCCATCTCCGAAAAAATGGCCGAAAAATACGAAGCCCAACTTCTTGAAGAAGCGCTGCACGATGCAAGGGAAAAGGCTGAATTGATCGCTTCCACCATGTCACTGGACCACCTCTCTGTTGCCAGTATCAATTATTCCTCCAATACCCCCATCACATTTCCCCGTCCCGTTCAAATGCAATACATGAGGGTGGAAAAAAGCATGGCTGCTGACCAGGAGCCATCATTTTCACCTGAAGAACAGAAGCTCACTGACGAAGTCAATGTTATATTTAGTTTTGGAGATTAA
- a CDS encoding inorganic diphosphatase, whose product MINPWHDVQIGEDAPEYVQGIIEIPKGSKGKYELDKKTGMLMLDRVLFSAVHYPANYGFIPQTFCEDHDPLDILIMSQIDIPSMTLVKAKVIGVMRMIDGGEADDKIIAVAADDQSVNYINDIDELPPYLMKEIHRFFEDYKKLENKEVKVEDFLGKEDAMRIVNESVELYDKNFRTKK is encoded by the coding sequence ATGATTAATCCATGGCATGATGTCCAGATAGGAGAAGATGCTCCTGAGTATGTACAAGGCATCATTGAGATTCCCAAAGGCAGTAAAGGAAAGTATGAGCTGGATAAGAAGACCGGCATGCTGATGTTGGACAGGGTTTTGTTTTCTGCTGTTCATTATCCTGCAAACTATGGCTTTATCCCTCAGACTTTTTGTGAAGACCATGATCCATTGGACATATTGATCATGTCCCAGATCGATATTCCTTCCATGACTTTGGTAAAAGCAAAAGTGATCGGTGTAATGAGGATGATCGATGGTGGTGAGGCTGATGATAAGATCATCGCTGTAGCTGCTGATGATCAGTCAGTAAACTATATCAATGATATAGATGAGCTTCCTCCTTACCTGATGAAAGAGATCCACCGCTTCTTTGAGGACTACAAAAAGCTGGAAAACAAAGAGGTGAAAGTAGAAGATTTCCTAGGAAAAGAAGACGCCATGAGAATCGTAAATGAGAGTGTGGAGCTCTACGATAAGAACTTCCGGACAAAAAAATAA
- a CDS encoding 1-acyl-sn-glycerol-3-phosphate acyltransferase has translation MSNFDHIRPFYDTEVNQAIREISDDPMMKAIMNFTFPEMEEKEWKKELNRTYSIRDFQINFIYPAIEMVLKRSSQGLTYSGLHQLDQHVPYLFISNHRDIILDTSLLNYVLFNNGLMMTSSAIGDNLVKRPLLMTLSRLTRNFMVQRGLSARELLESSKLMSAYIQDLLFHENRSVWIAQREGRTKDGNDATQKGVLKMISMARGEVKEMEYFKKIHIVPVSISYEYDPTDVLKMPELMAKSRSEVYVKHENEDFNTILNGIMGQKKRIHVHVDKPLDGEIDKIIKSGEAANKQFQYLCEVIDQKIVSNYKLWPTNFIAHDLHHGGEQYRDKYTKEEREEFQSRMAKGIDLQDEVAVKNFLSMYANPVTNQEALKVKS, from the coding sequence ATGTCCAATTTTGATCATATAAGACCGTTTTATGATACTGAAGTGAATCAAGCCATCAGAGAGATCAGTGATGATCCCATGATGAAAGCTATTATGAACTTCACGTTTCCTGAAATGGAAGAAAAGGAATGGAAGAAGGAGCTGAACAGAACGTACTCTATTCGTGATTTTCAGATTAACTTCATCTATCCGGCCATTGAAATGGTGCTGAAGCGGAGTAGCCAAGGATTGACCTATTCGGGGTTGCATCAGCTTGATCAGCATGTCCCGTATTTATTTATCTCCAATCACAGAGACATCATTCTAGATACATCTTTGCTTAATTATGTCCTTTTTAATAACGGGCTGATGATGACTTCTTCTGCTATCGGAGATAATCTGGTGAAGCGACCTTTGCTGATGACCTTGTCTCGTCTGACGCGTAACTTTATGGTGCAGCGAGGGCTTTCTGCCAGGGAATTATTGGAGAGCTCAAAGCTTATGTCAGCATATATCCAAGACCTGCTGTTTCATGAAAACAGGTCCGTTTGGATTGCGCAGCGGGAAGGACGGACCAAAGATGGAAATGACGCTACCCAAAAGGGGGTGCTGAAGATGATTTCCATGGCGAGGGGAGAAGTCAAGGAAATGGAATATTTCAAAAAAATACACATCGTCCCAGTGTCTATCTCCTATGAATACGACCCCACCGATGTGCTAAAAATGCCTGAACTAATGGCCAAATCCCGGTCAGAAGTTTATGTAAAGCATGAAAATGAAGATTTTAATACCATCCTTAACGGGATCATGGGACAAAAAAAGCGGATTCACGTCCATGTGGATAAGCCCTTGGATGGGGAAATCGATAAAATCATCAAAAGCGGAGAGGCTGCCAATAAACAATTCCAATACCTGTGTGAAGTAATAGATCAGAAAATTGTCTCCAACTACAAGTTGTGGCCGACCAATTTTATTGCGCATGACCTACATCACGGTGGAGAACAATACCGTGATAAATATACCAAGGAAGAACGTGAAGAATTTCAATCGCGTATGGCCAAGGGGATAGATCTACAGGATGAGGTGGCTGTGAAGAATTTTCTTTCCATGTATGCCAATCCAGTGACCAACCAAGAAGCATTGAAGGTCAAGTCCTGA
- a CDS encoding DNA polymerase III subunit alpha, whose translation MYINCHSHFSFRYGTLSVQELVEQARAKGVRCLALTDINCTAAVYPFIKAAKSAGMHPVIGIDFRNGIQQQYIGLARNHHGFWEMNKHLSYHKRKKTAIPEKAPEWQHTAVIYPFGQTYFELQSHEYIGIHPYQIKKALRSSWAAQKHRWVLLQPATFHSQQSFNIHRLLRCIELNTLLSKLPTSEQADLSDRFYSTLELTERCDQQYWLLQQTQELLASCHFDHEYRKVENKASLFGSSQADVNRLHLLAYKGARQRYGKVLSPTQEARIQKELDIIQQKNFVSYFLINHEIITYARREGFYYVGRGSGANSMVAYCLYITDVDPIELDLYFERFINLYRSSPPDFDIDFSWRDRDHVIEHIFNEYNTDRHEHVCLLATHNTFQINSSIRELGKVFGLPKTDIEALINHVSKPGNYIPDRIGQLVLKYSHLLQGMPSHLSIHAGGILISQHPIHYYTATDLPPKGYPISHFDMVTAEEIGFAKFDILSQRGLGHIRDSLAIIQKNQGKHIDIHRIADFKKDTKVKEHLRRGHTIGAFYVESPAMRMLLAKLKVDEYLGLVAASSIIRPGVARSGMMREYILRHRTPDLRKSRAHPILYDLMPETYGIMVYQEDVIKVAHYYAGLSFDEADVLRRGMSGKFRSREEFTKVKASFFKKSLNKGRDKKTTNEVWYQIESFAGYSFAKGHSASFAVESYQSLYLKAHFPLEFMVGVINNFGGFYKTEFYIRELQSYNADVQLPHINESEQLTSIKGTTVYLGFIHLKYLQKEITNSILHNRTLEGPFSDLRDFINRVSISLEQLLILIRIEAFRFTSKTKQALLWEAHFITNKRKNKTSTNHLFRQINLRELQVPQLETNDPRQDILDQLEIMEFPVDDPFLLLKEQHFPSQKAKDIGRFVGKEVQLLGYLVTVKYTRTVKGDVMNFGTFLDRDGLWIDTVHFPPIVKRFPLTGRGIYLLKGKITEEFDFYTLEITNCQKLAYWNAADDQPSSSTTLTPINRVKQT comes from the coding sequence ATGTACATCAATTGCCATTCCCACTTCAGTTTTCGATACGGAACCCTGTCCGTACAGGAGCTGGTAGAGCAAGCCCGAGCAAAAGGTGTTCGCTGTCTGGCACTTACTGACATCAACTGTACCGCAGCCGTTTATCCATTTATCAAAGCAGCAAAATCAGCTGGCATGCACCCAGTCATTGGCATTGACTTCAGGAACGGTATCCAACAGCAATACATCGGCTTGGCAAGGAACCATCATGGGTTTTGGGAAATGAACAAGCACCTATCTTACCATAAAAGAAAAAAAACAGCCATCCCAGAAAAAGCGCCTGAATGGCAGCACACTGCAGTCATCTATCCTTTTGGGCAAACCTATTTCGAATTACAATCCCATGAATACATCGGTATCCATCCCTACCAGATCAAAAAGGCGCTACGTTCCTCTTGGGCAGCACAAAAGCACCGCTGGGTCCTCCTGCAGCCTGCCACCTTCCACTCTCAACAATCTTTCAATATCCATCGTCTATTGCGCTGCATCGAGCTGAACACCCTCTTGAGCAAACTCCCAACATCGGAACAGGCAGATCTATCCGACCGATTTTACAGCACATTGGAATTAACAGAACGCTGCGATCAGCAGTATTGGTTGCTCCAGCAAACACAAGAACTGCTCGCAAGCTGTCATTTTGATCACGAGTACCGAAAAGTAGAAAACAAGGCCTCCCTCTTCGGCTCCTCCCAAGCAGATGTCAACAGACTACACCTGCTGGCCTATAAAGGTGCCCGACAGCGATATGGCAAGGTCCTTTCACCCACCCAAGAAGCCCGTATCCAAAAAGAACTGGACATTATCCAACAGAAGAATTTTGTCTCCTACTTTCTCATCAACCATGAAATCATAACTTATGCCCGACGAGAGGGCTTTTACTATGTCGGCAGGGGCAGTGGCGCCAACAGCATGGTAGCTTATTGCTTGTACATTACGGATGTGGATCCTATTGAACTTGACCTGTATTTTGAGCGTTTTATCAACCTGTACAGGTCCTCTCCGCCGGACTTTGATATTGATTTTTCCTGGCGTGATCGTGACCACGTCATTGAGCACATTTTCAACGAATACAACACTGACAGACACGAACATGTTTGCTTGCTAGCTACACACAACACCTTCCAAATCAATTCATCCATTCGTGAATTGGGTAAAGTTTTTGGCCTGCCCAAAACGGACATTGAAGCATTGATCAATCATGTATCCAAGCCAGGCAATTATATTCCTGACCGCATCGGCCAGCTAGTACTCAAGTACAGCCACCTGCTCCAAGGAATGCCCAGCCATCTCAGCATCCATGCCGGCGGTATCTTGATTTCCCAACACCCCATCCATTACTACACCGCTACCGACCTTCCCCCAAAAGGCTATCCCATTTCACATTTTGACATGGTCACGGCTGAAGAAATCGGTTTCGCCAAATTCGACATCCTCAGTCAGCGTGGACTAGGACATATCCGGGACAGCTTAGCAATCATCCAAAAGAACCAAGGCAAACATATTGATATCCACCGCATTGCTGACTTCAAAAAAGACACAAAAGTAAAAGAGCACCTAAGGAGAGGGCACACGATCGGTGCGTTTTACGTAGAATCCCCAGCTATGCGCATGTTATTGGCCAAACTTAAAGTAGATGAATACTTAGGGCTGGTAGCGGCCAGCTCCATCATCAGACCGGGGGTGGCACGCTCTGGTATGATGCGTGAATACATCCTACGCCATCGCACTCCGGATTTGCGAAAGTCCAGGGCGCACCCCATCCTTTACGACCTGATGCCCGAAACTTACGGCATCATGGTATATCAAGAAGATGTCATCAAAGTGGCCCACTATTATGCAGGATTGTCTTTTGACGAGGCGGATGTACTGAGGAGGGGCATGAGCGGAAAGTTTCGGTCCAGGGAAGAATTCACCAAGGTAAAGGCAAGTTTTTTTAAAAAATCCCTCAATAAAGGCCGTGACAAAAAAACCACAAATGAGGTATGGTATCAAATCGAGAGTTTTGCAGGATATTCATTTGCCAAGGGCCACTCGGCCTCATTTGCCGTAGAAAGCTACCAGAGCCTTTACCTGAAAGCCCACTTTCCTTTGGAATTCATGGTGGGAGTCATTAATAATTTTGGAGGGTTTTACAAAACCGAATTCTACATCAGGGAACTTCAATCCTATAATGCAGATGTCCAGCTCCCCCATATTAATGAAAGCGAACAACTCACCTCCATCAAAGGCACAACCGTTTACCTAGGCTTTATCCACCTAAAATACTTACAAAAAGAAATCACCAACAGCATCTTGCATAACCGCACCCTAGAAGGCCCATTTTCGGATCTCAGGGATTTTATCAACCGGGTAAGTATCAGTCTCGAACAATTACTGATCCTGATCAGGATAGAAGCCTTTCGATTTACTTCCAAAACCAAGCAGGCACTGCTGTGGGAAGCACATTTTATTACCAACAAACGAAAAAACAAGACGTCCACCAACCACCTTTTCCGCCAAATCAACCTCCGAGAACTCCAAGTTCCTCAATTAGAAACCAATGATCCACGGCAAGACATCCTAGACCAATTAGAAATCATGGAATTCCCAGTGGACGATCCCTTCCTATTGCTCAAAGAGCAACACTTCCCCTCCCAAAAAGCAAAGGACATTGGCCGCTTTGTCGGCAAGGAAGTCCAACTGCTCGGGTACCTGGTCACTGTAAAATATACCAGAACCGTCAAAGGTGATGTGATGAATTTTGGTACTTTCTTGGACAGGGACGGACTCTGGATTGACACGGTACACTTCCCGCCTATTGTCAAAAGATTCCCTTTGACGGGACGTGGCATTTATTTATTGAAAGGGAAAATCACTGAAGAATTTGACTTTTACACCTTGGAGATCACCAACTGCCAAAAACTGGCCTATTGGAATGCCGCCGATGACCAGCCTTCCTCTTCTACTACGCTCACGCCCATAAACCGCGTTAAACAAACTTAA
- a CDS encoding DUF983 domain-containing protein, with protein MKSKGAAILAAKCPKCHKGNVFPVSLFSFRKLSKVNAHCPHCGVSLEPEPDFYYGAMYISYALSVGLLINVMIILNFFFGDPDLWVYLVSVAVANVLLLPVMLRYSKVLYLYVAGKLRYDPSA; from the coding sequence ATGAAGAGTAAAGGAGCTGCGATCTTGGCTGCAAAGTGCCCCAAATGCCATAAAGGAAATGTTTTTCCTGTTTCGCTTTTTAGCTTTAGAAAACTGTCAAAGGTCAATGCCCACTGCCCGCATTGCGGTGTTTCTTTGGAGCCAGAGCCGGATTTTTATTATGGAGCCATGTACATCAGCTATGCATTGTCCGTGGGGCTGTTGATCAATGTGATGATCATTCTCAATTTTTTCTTTGGAGACCCTGATCTTTGGGTTTATTTGGTATCGGTAGCGGTGGCCAATGTCCTGCTGTTACCGGTGATGTTGCGCTATTCAAAAGTGCTGTATTTATATGTTGCTGGAAAGCTCAGGTACGACCCAAGTGCGTGA